A genomic region of Xanthomonas fragariae contains the following coding sequences:
- a CDS encoding TonB-dependent receptor plug domain-containing protein translates to MHTSNALSLAISVALTVCSFAANAQSQPTQPQKTLDTLIVTGTRVSDRTVAESESPIDIISEQSLQATGATDIATALGKLLPSLNFPRPAISDGNDASRPATLRGLSPDAVLVLVDGKRYHTSSLINYNPYVGRGSAPADLNSLPMSAIARIEVLRDGASAQYGSDAIAGVVNIVLKHGADVGSNSISVNGGIMDKGDGEQNGIDGSVGQAFGGTGGDKAPGWVRLSWNYQNTMSTNRGENTNRATTVPGTPNPGGVPYQRHGDPASNFYQGLTAFGYTFSPTLELYGHLSMSRREVTSNGYYRAADNTSRNVQAIYPNGFLPQIYNPTNDRSAVLGLKGSTASEWNWDLSATYGKNDMTFNILNTINTNLYWTTGSSPTNFNSGGFETEQGTINLDVNRSFDWGLAYPINVAFGAEHRQDRYQITAGSPDSYFFDPNTINPDTSEPYPGGAQVFSGLEPSVAGKFGRHSNAVYANLEADITDKLSGGIAGRYENYSDAGSTRSGKVSARYAFSDTFSLRGTISNGFRAPSLAQQNYASVVTLTGNGGLVQVGTYRTSDPVAVALGAGPLSPEKSTNYGIGGVWQPTSNFTSSLDVYQIRIWDQILYSDQLQLAQPIGQVAAVQFFVNGATSRTRGVDWINSYLADLGEYGKLNLSASANYNKTAILELSSPNFGRSSQGLLTDATPRTKYMASADWTLGEFALNFNATRYGSIKRIGDLADRSQDQTYDARWLLNLAASQTWNAFTVTVGVDNITNQYPTKVQLNTAYDDRAGGLQYSSLSPFGFNGRYWYGRVTYRF, encoded by the coding sequence ATGCACACCTCCAACGCACTCTCGCTTGCGATTTCGGTCGCACTCACCGTCTGTTCGTTCGCTGCCAATGCGCAGTCGCAGCCGACCCAGCCGCAGAAAACCCTGGACACGTTGATCGTCACCGGTACGCGCGTGAGCGATCGCACGGTGGCCGAATCCGAATCGCCGATCGACATCATCAGCGAGCAATCGCTGCAGGCTACCGGTGCGACCGACATCGCCACCGCGCTCGGCAAATTGCTGCCGTCGCTGAATTTCCCACGCCCGGCGATTTCCGACGGTAACGACGCCTCGCGCCCGGCAACATTGCGCGGCCTGTCGCCGGATGCGGTGCTGGTGCTGGTCGACGGAAAGCGCTATCACACCTCGTCGCTGATCAATTACAACCCATATGTCGGCCGCGGTTCTGCGCCGGCAGATTTGAACTCGCTGCCGATGTCTGCAATCGCGCGCATCGAAGTGCTGCGTGATGGCGCCTCGGCGCAATACGGCTCCGATGCGATTGCAGGCGTGGTCAACATCGTGCTCAAGCATGGCGCCGATGTCGGCAGCAACAGCATCTCGGTCAACGGCGGCATCATGGACAAGGGCGATGGCGAGCAGAACGGCATCGACGGCTCGGTCGGCCAGGCATTCGGCGGCACTGGCGGCGACAAGGCACCGGGCTGGGTGCGGCTGTCCTGGAACTACCAAAACACCATGAGCACCAACCGTGGCGAGAACACCAACCGCGCCACCACGGTTCCGGGCACGCCCAATCCCGGCGGTGTTCCGTATCAGCGCCATGGCGACCCGGCGTCCAACTTCTATCAGGGCCTGACCGCCTTCGGTTACACGTTTTCGCCGACTCTGGAGTTGTATGGCCACCTCAGCATGAGTCGTCGCGAAGTGACCTCCAACGGTTACTACCGCGCCGCTGACAACACCAGCCGCAACGTGCAGGCGATTTATCCGAACGGGTTCCTGCCGCAGATCTATAACCCCACCAACGACCGCTCGGCCGTGTTGGGCCTGAAAGGCAGCACCGCAAGCGAATGGAATTGGGATTTGTCGGCCACTTACGGCAAGAACGACATGACCTTCAACATCCTCAACACCATCAACACCAATCTGTATTGGACCACCGGCAGTTCGCCGACCAACTTCAATTCCGGTGGCTTCGAAACCGAGCAAGGCACGATCAACCTGGACGTCAACAGGTCCTTCGATTGGGGCTTGGCGTATCCGATTAATGTCGCCTTCGGTGCCGAGCATCGCCAGGACCGCTACCAGATCACCGCCGGCTCGCCGGACTCGTACTTTTTCGACCCGAACACCATCAATCCCGACACCAGCGAGCCCTACCCGGGCGGTGCACAGGTGTTCTCGGGCCTGGAGCCGTCGGTCGCCGGCAAGTTCGGGCGCCACAGCAACGCGGTCTACGCCAACCTGGAAGCGGACATCACCGACAAGCTATCCGGCGGCATCGCCGGGCGCTATGAAAACTACAGCGATGCCGGCTCAACGCGCTCGGGCAAGGTGTCGGCGCGGTACGCATTCAGCGATACGTTCTCGCTGCGCGGCACCATTTCCAACGGCTTCCGCGCGCCGTCGCTGGCACAGCAGAACTATGCGTCGGTGGTGACCCTGACCGGGAACGGCGGGCTGGTGCAGGTCGGCACTTATCGCACCTCCGACCCGGTCGCGGTTGCCCTGGGCGCCGGTCCGCTGAGCCCGGAAAAATCCACCAATTACGGTATCGGCGGTGTATGGCAGCCGACGTCCAATTTCACCTCCAGCCTGGACGTTTATCAGATCCGCATCTGGGATCAGATTCTGTATTCGGACCAGCTGCAGCTGGCGCAGCCGATCGGCCAGGTCGCCGCGGTGCAGTTCTTCGTCAATGGCGCTACCAGCCGCACCCGTGGCGTGGACTGGATCAACAGCTACCTCGCCGATCTGGGCGAGTACGGCAAGCTCAACCTGAGCGCGAGCGCCAACTACAACAAGACCGCCATCCTGGAGTTGTCCAGCCCCAACTTCGGACGCTCCAGTCAGGGCCTGCTCACCGATGCCACTCCACGGACCAAGTACATGGCATCGGCGGATTGGACGTTGGGCGAGTTCGCGCTGAACTTCAACGCCACCCGCTACGGTTCGATCAAGCGCATCGGCGACTTGGCCGATCGTAGCCAAGACCAGACCTACGACGCGCGTTGGCTGCTGAATCTGGCCGCCAGCCAGACCTGGAACGCATTCACCGTCACCGTAGGTGTCGACAACATCACCAATCAGTATCCGACCAAGGTGCAGCTGAACACTGCCTACGACGACCGCGCCGGCGGTCTGCAATATTCGTCGCTATCGCCGTTCGGCTTCAACGGACGTTACTGGTACGGCCGTGTCACCTACCGGTTCTGA
- a CDS encoding TonB-dependent receptor plug domain-containing protein gives MNCKTSPLAVAVVLALSFSASTASAQSQAPTQKTLDTLIVTGTRVADRTVAESASPIDIISPQALASTGTTELATALSRAIPSLNFPRPAISDGSDAVRPAQLRGLSPDQVLVLVNGKRYHSTALINLNDTQGRGSSPADLNTIPIAAVERIEVLRDGASAQYGSDAIAGVINIVLKGSGEGGSVNGRYGKYSAGDGEQYQLSGDAGFSFAGTGKVHLAAQAGHSDQTNRALPFQGRVEQRYGDPEIDQGAMSFNGQYSPTDYLTFYSFGMVSRREVLSNGYFRFAGDNRNRPEIYPDGFLPQIYNVSKDVSWVGGLKTSTEGGLNIDLSYNYGQNNLTFDVRNSLNNSLGVTSPTNFHAGTLEVTQNVLNADFTKTLDWGMAYPVTLAFGAEWRGEKFNQSPGDAASSANGSIASANGALLPGAQVFPGFKLSDAGYYNRNSHSAYVDLEADLTDKLSSGLAGRYEKYSDFGDTATGKLSLRYAFTDKVALRATASTGFRAPSLQQQNFQSIATQFLNVAQPNGTVTATPFEIGTFRTDNPAAIALGAEPLKAEESKNYGLGVVLQPVENLYITVDAYRIDIDDRIVLSENLTSTAARNYLQAHGFPGIGGGRYFTNAVDTKTQGVDAVGTYRWNLDSGSVELTSGYNYNKTEVKRIADNPAALEAIDPGAVRIGRAELGRITEGTPRDKFFLGGTWSPGHWSFTGTATRWGEFSTFGTNAGSDQTYAAKWTLDLAASYKLNNWNFTIGGDNVLNEYPDRQEAGLGTRTYLPYSSASPFGFNGALVYANVSYKW, from the coding sequence ATGAATTGCAAGACCAGTCCACTCGCAGTCGCCGTTGTTCTTGCTTTGTCGTTTTCCGCTTCAACCGCATCCGCGCAGTCACAAGCTCCTACCCAAAAAACCCTCGACACATTGATTGTGACCGGCACTCGCGTGGCCGATCGCACCGTGGCCGAATCTGCATCGCCGATCGACATCATTTCGCCACAAGCACTGGCATCGACTGGCACCACCGAGTTGGCTACCGCGCTGTCACGCGCGATCCCCTCGCTGAATTTCCCGCGCCCGGCAATCTCGGACGGTTCGGACGCGGTGCGCCCCGCGCAGCTGCGCGGCCTGTCTCCCGACCAGGTGCTGGTGCTGGTCAACGGCAAGCGGTATCACAGCACTGCGCTGATCAATCTCAACGATACCCAGGGCCGCGGCTCGTCGCCGGCCGATCTCAACACCATTCCGATCGCCGCAGTGGAGCGCATCGAAGTGCTGCGCGACGGTGCCTCGGCGCAATACGGCTCGGACGCTATCGCCGGCGTGATCAACATCGTGCTCAAGGGCAGCGGTGAAGGCGGCAGCGTCAATGGCCGCTACGGCAAGTACAGCGCTGGCGACGGCGAGCAGTATCAGCTGTCCGGCGATGCCGGCTTCAGCTTCGCCGGGACCGGCAAGGTGCATCTGGCCGCGCAGGCCGGGCACTCGGATCAGACCAACCGCGCACTGCCGTTCCAGGGCCGCGTGGAGCAGCGTTACGGTGACCCCGAGATCGACCAGGGTGCGATGTCCTTCAATGGCCAATACAGCCCCACCGATTATCTGACCTTCTACTCGTTCGGCATGGTCAGCCGTCGCGAAGTGCTGTCCAACGGCTATTTCCGCTTCGCCGGCGACAACCGCAATCGCCCGGAAATCTATCCGGACGGCTTCCTACCGCAGATCTACAACGTCAGCAAGGACGTGTCGTGGGTAGGCGGGTTGAAGACCTCCACCGAAGGGGGCTTGAACATCGATCTGAGCTACAACTACGGCCAGAACAATCTCACCTTCGATGTGCGCAACAGCTTGAACAACAGCCTTGGCGTGACCAGCCCCACCAATTTCCACGCCGGCACGCTGGAAGTCACCCAGAACGTGCTCAATGCCGACTTCACCAAGACGCTCGATTGGGGCATGGCCTATCCGGTCACACTGGCTTTCGGTGCGGAATGGCGCGGCGAGAAGTTCAATCAGTCGCCCGGCGATGCAGCCTCCTCGGCCAACGGCAGCATTGCGTCCGCGAACGGTGCATTGCTTCCCGGCGCACAGGTGTTCCCGGGCTTCAAGTTGTCCGATGCCGGTTACTACAACCGCAACAGCCACTCGGCATATGTGGATCTGGAAGCGGATCTGACCGACAAATTGTCGTCCGGCCTGGCCGGGCGTTACGAGAAGTACAGCGACTTCGGCGATACCGCCACCGGCAAGCTGTCGCTGCGCTACGCGTTCACCGACAAGGTCGCGTTGCGTGCAACCGCGTCCACCGGTTTCCGCGCGCCCTCATTGCAGCAGCAGAACTTCCAGTCGATCGCCACCCAGTTCCTCAACGTGGCGCAACCCAACGGCACGGTCACCGCGACCCCGTTCGAGATCGGCACCTTCCGCACCGACAACCCGGCCGCGATCGCACTCGGCGCCGAGCCGTTGAAGGCCGAAGAATCCAAGAACTACGGCTTGGGCGTAGTGCTGCAGCCGGTCGAAAACCTCTACATCACCGTCGATGCGTATCGCATCGATATCGATGACCGCATCGTGCTGTCGGAGAACCTCACCTCCACGGCAGCGCGCAACTATCTGCAGGCCCATGGCTTCCCAGGCATCGGTGGCGGGCGTTACTTCACCAATGCGGTGGACACCAAGACCCAGGGCGTGGATGCAGTCGGTACGTATCGCTGGAATCTGGACAGCGGCAGCGTGGAGCTGACCTCCGGTTACAACTACAACAAGACCGAAGTGAAACGGATTGCCGACAACCCGGCAGCGCTGGAAGCGATCGATCCGGGCGCGGTGCGCATCGGCCGTGCCGAACTCGGTCGCATCACCGAAGGCACGCCGCGCGACAAGTTCTTCCTGGGCGGCACCTGGTCGCCTGGCCACTGGTCGTTTACCGGCACCGCCACGCGTTGGGGCGAGTTCAGCACCTTCGGCACCAACGCTGGCAGCGACCAGACCTACGCGGCCAAGTGGACGCTGGATCTGGCGGCGTCCTACAAGTTGAACAATTGGAACTTCACCATCGGTGGCGACAACGTGCTCAACGAATATCCGGACCGCCAAGAAGCCGGGCTGGGCACACGCACCTACCTGCCTTACAGCAGCGCCTCACCGTTTGGTTTCAACGGTGCGCTCGTGTACGCCAACGTGAGCTACAAGTGGTAA